From Lycorma delicatula isolate Av1 chromosome 13, ASM4794821v1, whole genome shotgun sequence, a single genomic window includes:
- the LOC142333549 gene encoding uncharacterized protein LOC142333549 isoform X2 yields the protein MLHSHSTGYINNMNLRCFVLLLLALAVTTYPNFGQARNCAGLKGKRGEDCAKQKLREVLTGFFMKLPKRRPGLYNANDIFEPNKNLSSSYKSIFCKDKPNYEITVNNKTKDRSNIKITKTNPIKVNYTSTAIKSALENNSDENLKKKPLAKGSRKIGNENGPFRDVISNIYRPSDEMANKFRQHNSEPKDEHEIFTSVTESSLDEFSKMEILKSKRNNLTLAQFHDDFFKMITKPQKIIKKYNKTVKNPEISGFFIKPLQHPKKLPEFKPIWVINASEMQSVMPHPAHPSYVISPQASSIIVINPDDRILFQRDNNDINVNEYLPETSSPSKRNYDYTNDAGEQLRVPQPRNYNYYSNSKRKKNNNGNNDEFFRLINDPKFLEFVMRKAIPDYTSRGKENNTSSSTDLYQTIQLLAYFSYGNTIRPEGFAIRNLRSLKPIIPSFCYKHLEKQRYPTRTEYCSMLYNCLTVPRNDCHKNKNKIYTWDDISLLSGVDFTPTDYFTNYCRKHRDDNFAIDILTDCLFDPECIRNLNRSLSSIKDSLFKIIPLNDPEFIDFIRSTLNCSEIKNNNNSRKIDKEEIKPTTVKPDVKDQSTQTAIPLQDDDKNKTTDNPTPETDKLGLKGRIDNFKRNNEIFDYDIQDNDQQRVTKQKFNNDIFLKNMVPLQQNLNSDYEHFYSMIPVKGDIESYNKDYFNK from the coding sequence cggtttttttatgaaacttcctAAACGAAGGCCTGGTTTATATAACGCTAATGATATTTTTGAACCTAACAAGAATCTAAGTAGTTCttacaaaagtatattttgtaaAGATAAACCTAATTACGAAATTACTGTTAATAACAAAACTAAGGACCGAtcgaatataaaaattacaaaaactaatcCGATTAAAGTAAACTATACTTCTACCGCTATTAAATCGGCGTTAGAAAATAATTCTGacgaaaacttaaaaaagaaaccgTTAGCGAAAGGAAGTAGAAAAATAGGGAACGAAAACGGGCCGTTCCGTGATGTTATAAGCAATATTTATCGACCGAGCGATGAAATGGCAAACAAATTTAGACAACACAATTCAGAACCCAAGGATGAACACGAAATATTCACTTCTGTTACAGAATCTTCGCTCGACGAATTTAGtaagatggaaattttaaaatcgaaacgaaataatttaactttagcGCAATTTcacgatgatttttttaaaatgattacgaagccgcaaaaaattataaaaaaatataataaaaccgtAAAAAATCCTGAAATATCAGGATTTTTTATAAAACCGTTACAACACCCTAAAAAACTTCCAGAGTTTAAACCGATTTGGGTTATAAATGCGTCTGAGATGCAAAGTGTTATGCCGCATCCGGCACACCCTAGTTACGTCATAAGTCCTCAAGCGTCGTCGATTATTGTGATTAACCCCGACGATAGAATATTATTTCAAAGAGATAATAACGATATAAACGTAAACGAATATTTACCGGAAACTTCTTCGCCTTCCAAAAGAAATTACGATTATACGAACGATGCCggcgaacagcttcgtgttccCCAACCtcgcaattataattattactctaatagtaagagaaaaaaaaataataacggtaATAACGACGAATTTTTTCGTTTGATAAACGATcctaaatttttagaatttgttaTGCGTAAAGCGATACCGGATTACACGTCAAGAGGGaaagaaaataatacttcttCGTCGACCGATCTCTATCAAACGATTCAACTTTTAGCGTATTTCAGTTACGGCAATACGATTCGTCCTGAAGGATTCGCGATAAGAAATTTACGATCGTTAAAACCTATTATACCGTCgttttgttataaacatttagaaaaacaGCGATATCCGACGCGTACCGAATACTGTTCGATGTTATATAATTGTCTTACCGTACCTCGTAACgattgtcataaaaataaaaataaaatttatacctgGGATGACATTTCATTATTATCGGGGGTGGATTTTACGCCGAcagattattttactaattattgtcGTAAGCATCGAGACGATAATTTTGCGATAGATATTCTTACCGATTGCCTTTTTGATCCGGAGTGTATTCGAAATTTAAATCGAAGCCTAAGTTCTATTaaagattctttatttaaaattattcctttaaacGATCCGGAGTTTATCGATTTTATACGTAGTACATTAAATTGTAgcgaaatcaaaaataataataacagtcgtaaaatagataaagaagaaattaaacctACTACTGTAAAACCCGATGTAAAAGATCAATCTACACAGACGGCTATTCCGTTACAAGAtgacgataaaaataaaactacggaTAACCCGACTCCAGAAACCGATAAATTAGGATTAAAAGGAAGAAtagacaattttaaaagaaataatgaaattttcgaTTACGATATTCAGGATAACGATCAACAACGCGttacaaaacagaaatttaataatgacatttttttaaaaaatatggtaccgcttcaacaaaatttaaattctgattaCGAACATTTTTACAGTATGATACCTGTCAAGGGAGATATTGAAagttataataaagattattttaataaataa
- the LOC142333549 gene encoding uncharacterized protein LOC142333549 isoform X3, translating to MNLRCFVLLLLALAVTTYPNFGQARNCAGLKGKRGEDCAKQKLREVLTGFFMKLPKRRPGLYNANDIFEPNKNLSSSYKSIFCKDKPNYEITVNNKTKDRSNIKITKTNPIKVNYTSTAIKSALENNSDENLKKKPLAKGSRKIGNENGPFRDVISNIYRPSDEMANKFRQHNSEPKDEHEIFTSVTESSLDEFSKMEILKSKRNNLTLAQFHDDFFKMITKPQKIIKKYNKTVKNPEISGFFIKPLQHPKKLPEFKPIWVINASEMQSVMPHPAHPSYVISPQASSIIVINPDDRILFQRDNNDINVNEYLPETSSPSKRNYDYTNDAGEQLRVPQPRNYNYYSNSKRKKNNNGNNDEFFRLINDPKFLEFVMRKAIPDYTSRGKENNTSSSTDLYQTIQLLAYFSYGNTIRPEGFAIRNLRSLKPIIPSFCYKHLEKQRYPTRTEYCSMLYNCLTVPRNDCHKNKNKIYTWDDISLLSGVDFTPTDYFTNYCRKHRDDNFAIDILTDCLFDPECIRNLNRSLSSIKDSLFKIIPLNDPEFIDFIRSTLNCSEIKNNNNSRKIDKEEIKPTTVKPDVKDQSTQTAIPLQDDDKNKTTDNPTPETDKLGLKGRIDNFKRNNEIFDYDIQDNDQQRVTKQKFNNDIFLKNMVPLQQNLNSDYEHFYSMIPVKGDIESYNKDYFNK from the coding sequence cggtttttttatgaaacttcctAAACGAAGGCCTGGTTTATATAACGCTAATGATATTTTTGAACCTAACAAGAATCTAAGTAGTTCttacaaaagtatattttgtaaAGATAAACCTAATTACGAAATTACTGTTAATAACAAAACTAAGGACCGAtcgaatataaaaattacaaaaactaatcCGATTAAAGTAAACTATACTTCTACCGCTATTAAATCGGCGTTAGAAAATAATTCTGacgaaaacttaaaaaagaaaccgTTAGCGAAAGGAAGTAGAAAAATAGGGAACGAAAACGGGCCGTTCCGTGATGTTATAAGCAATATTTATCGACCGAGCGATGAAATGGCAAACAAATTTAGACAACACAATTCAGAACCCAAGGATGAACACGAAATATTCACTTCTGTTACAGAATCTTCGCTCGACGAATTTAGtaagatggaaattttaaaatcgaaacgaaataatttaactttagcGCAATTTcacgatgatttttttaaaatgattacgaagccgcaaaaaattataaaaaaatataataaaaccgtAAAAAATCCTGAAATATCAGGATTTTTTATAAAACCGTTACAACACCCTAAAAAACTTCCAGAGTTTAAACCGATTTGGGTTATAAATGCGTCTGAGATGCAAAGTGTTATGCCGCATCCGGCACACCCTAGTTACGTCATAAGTCCTCAAGCGTCGTCGATTATTGTGATTAACCCCGACGATAGAATATTATTTCAAAGAGATAATAACGATATAAACGTAAACGAATATTTACCGGAAACTTCTTCGCCTTCCAAAAGAAATTACGATTATACGAACGATGCCggcgaacagcttcgtgttccCCAACCtcgcaattataattattactctaatagtaagagaaaaaaaaataataacggtaATAACGACGAATTTTTTCGTTTGATAAACGATcctaaatttttagaatttgttaTGCGTAAAGCGATACCGGATTACACGTCAAGAGGGaaagaaaataatacttcttCGTCGACCGATCTCTATCAAACGATTCAACTTTTAGCGTATTTCAGTTACGGCAATACGATTCGTCCTGAAGGATTCGCGATAAGAAATTTACGATCGTTAAAACCTATTATACCGTCgttttgttataaacatttagaaaaacaGCGATATCCGACGCGTACCGAATACTGTTCGATGTTATATAATTGTCTTACCGTACCTCGTAACgattgtcataaaaataaaaataaaatttatacctgGGATGACATTTCATTATTATCGGGGGTGGATTTTACGCCGAcagattattttactaattattgtcGTAAGCATCGAGACGATAATTTTGCGATAGATATTCTTACCGATTGCCTTTTTGATCCGGAGTGTATTCGAAATTTAAATCGAAGCCTAAGTTCTATTaaagattctttatttaaaattattcctttaaacGATCCGGAGTTTATCGATTTTATACGTAGTACATTAAATTGTAgcgaaatcaaaaataataataacagtcgtaaaatagataaagaagaaattaaacctACTACTGTAAAACCCGATGTAAAAGATCAATCTACACAGACGGCTATTCCGTTACAAGAtgacgataaaaataaaactacggaTAACCCGACTCCAGAAACCGATAAATTAGGATTAAAAGGAAGAAtagacaattttaaaagaaataatgaaattttcgaTTACGATATTCAGGATAACGATCAACAACGCGttacaaaacagaaatttaataatgacatttttttaaaaaatatggtaccgcttcaacaaaatttaaattctgattaCGAACATTTTTACAGTATGATACCTGTCAAGGGAGATATTGAAagttataataaagattattttaataaataa